In the Setaria italica strain Yugu1 chromosome VI, Setaria_italica_v2.0, whole genome shotgun sequence genome, one interval contains:
- the LOC101776806 gene encoding transcription factor HEC1, giving the protein MDFDMLNSHPEAQLELMNAMLQLEQLTAFPDHGAMMMVPSTPPSPPCMQQAPHHHFSTVPHHMSTGGGANGGRATYHDDHQYSTVTARSESYVARDVYPAGGGGDNGGDQGGATAAVGSSAMREMIFRVAALQPVNIDPEMVRPPKRRNVRISTDPQSVAARMRRERISERIRILQRLVPGGTKMDTASMLDEAIHYVKFLKTQVQSLERAAAASGRRPAAPPADDGGAAPYPGRVNGQW; this is encoded by the coding sequence ATGGACTTCGACATGCTGAATTCCCACCCGGAGGCGCAGCTCGAGCTGATGAACGCAATGCTCCAGCTCGAGCAGCTCACCGCGTTCCCCGACCACGGCGCCATGATGATGGTGCCGTCGActcccccgtcgccgccgtgcatGCAGCAAGCTCCTCACCACCACTTCTCCACGGTGCCTCATCACAtgtccacgggcggcggcgccaacgGCGGCCGCGCCACCTACCACGACGACCACCAGTACTCCACGGTCACAGCCCGCTCGGAGTCGTACGTGGCGCGGGACGTCTaccctgccggcggcggcggggacaaCGGCGGGGATcagggcggcgccaccgccgccgtggggTCGTCGGCGATGCGGGAGATGATCTTCCGCGTGGCGGCGCTGCAGCCGGTGAACATCGACCCGGAGATGGTGCGGCCCCCGAAGCGGCGCAACGTGCGCATCTCCACCGATCCGCAGAGCGTGGCGGCGCGGATGCGGCGGGAGCGCATCAGCGAGCGCATCCGCATCCTGCAGCGGCTCGTCCCGGGCGGCACCAAGATGGACACCGCGTCCATGCTGGACGAGGCCATCCACTACGTCAAGTTCCTCAAGACGCAGGTGCAGTCCCtcgagcgcgccgccgcggccagcggccgccgcccggcggcgccaccggcggacgacggcggcgccgcacCCTACCCCGGCCGCGTCAACGGCCAGTGGTAG
- the LOC111257724 gene encoding LOW QUALITY PROTEIN: NF-kappa-B-activating protein-like (The sequence of the model RefSeq protein was modified relative to this genomic sequence to represent the inferred CDS: substituted 1 base at 1 genomic stop codon), which yields MGADCRGLAAGGTAMGDATEEPLLPRSSGAAADARRSPEERGSELYGRDRRHRRCQKRGGRSRSRGRRRHRRRSHDTETSSESDSDGDSETYESDGSRDRKRRRSKGHKSSKRSRKSPSRKTRRGGSRRKRSKRSDSEDSGTPDRATAYAKSSNVAKEEAIRIRYRETAEARSPPALGDEAPAPLVIKPIPLPHVDTAQARYGGALRPGEGDAITRFVQQGKRVLRRGEEGLSADEIERFEGTRYVMSGSRHAWINAVRLQKENQVYSAEERRVLAXFDHEQKQKARQEGKVWEDLRHLVDRVLDKGAGAKIEIEHGDPFTLHTVHES from the exons ATGGGTGCCGACTGCCGAGGCCTAGCTGCGGGAGGCACGGCCATGGGCGACGCCACGGAGGAGCCCCTTCTCCCCAGATCCAGTGGCGCGGCAGCCGACGCGCGGCGCAGCCCCGAGGAGCG CGGATCGGAGCTTTACGGGAGGGATAGGAGGCACCGGCGCTGCCAGAAGCGCGGCGGCCGCAGCAGAAGcagggggcgccgccgccatcgccgtcggTCGCATGATACGGAGACGTCGTCGGAGAGCGACAGCGATGGTGACTCGGAGACCTACGAGTCCGACGGTTCCAGGGataggaagaggaggagatcaaAAGGTCACAAGAGCTCCAAGCGAAGTAGGAAGAGCCCgtcgaggaagacgaggaggggtggatcgaggaggaagaggagcaagAGATCAGATTCCGAAGATTCGGGAACACCAGATCGCGCCACCGCCTATGCCAAGAGCAGCAACGTGGCGAAGGAAGAAGCTATCAGGATCAGGTACAGGGAGACGGCCGAGGCGAGGAGCCCGCCGGCGCTCGGCGACGAGGCTCCGGCGCCGCTGGTGATCAAACCGATACCGCTGCCTCACGTTGACACGGCGCAGGCCAGGTACGGCGGCGCGCTGCGGCCTGGGGAGGGCGACGCGATCACGCGGTTCGTGCAGCAGGGGAAGCGCGTCCTCCGGCGCGGTGAGGAGGGCCTGTCCGCCGACGAGATCGAGCGGTTCGAG GGCACCAGGTACGTGATGAGCGGGAGCAGGCACGCGTGGATCAACGCCGTGCGGCTCCAGAAGGAGAACCAGGTGTACAGCGCCGAGGAGAGGCGCGTGCTCGCTTAGTTCGACCACGAGCAGAAGCAGAAGGCAAGGCAGGAGGGCAAGGTGTGGGAGGACCTCAGGCACCTCGTGGACAGGGTGCTCGACAAAGGTGCCGGTGCCAAGATCGAGATTGAGCATGGTGACCCGTTCACCCTACACACTGTCCACGAGTCATGA